The following proteins come from a genomic window of Microbacterium sp. JZ31:
- a CDS encoding enoyl-CoA hydratase/isomerase family protein, with product MIELTIQDDVAEVLLRAPERRNALGPDDLDALAEAYAEAERAGVRALVLRGEGRAFCAGRDISGVDPREDDVLGYLEGRVEPVMRRIAQFPAPTFGVAHGACVGVGLGLLIATDVVYVAESAKIGSPFANLGATLDSGGHALFFERLGAHRTLDLIYSGRLISGAEAVALGLFSRAVADDEVVAETRSAAARAAAGPTQAFVASKRLIASLRDARVGLWRSMSDENRAQAALCDTDDYREGFAAFQQKRTPVFGGGAVVGRP from the coding sequence ATGATCGAACTCACGATCCAGGACGACGTGGCGGAGGTCCTGCTGCGCGCGCCGGAGCGGCGGAACGCGCTCGGGCCGGACGACCTCGACGCCCTGGCGGAGGCCTATGCCGAGGCCGAGCGGGCCGGCGTGCGGGCGCTCGTCCTGCGCGGCGAGGGACGCGCGTTCTGCGCGGGACGCGACATCTCCGGGGTCGACCCGCGCGAGGACGACGTGCTCGGCTATCTCGAGGGGCGCGTCGAGCCCGTCATGCGCCGGATCGCGCAGTTCCCCGCGCCGACCTTCGGCGTCGCGCACGGCGCCTGCGTCGGCGTCGGGCTCGGCCTGCTCATCGCGACGGACGTCGTCTACGTCGCCGAGTCGGCGAAGATCGGCAGCCCGTTCGCGAACCTCGGGGCGACGCTCGACTCGGGAGGGCACGCGCTGTTCTTCGAGCGGCTCGGCGCGCATCGCACGCTCGATCTGATCTACTCCGGACGGCTGATCTCCGGGGCCGAAGCGGTCGCCCTCGGCCTGTTCTCCCGCGCCGTCGCAGACGACGAGGTCGTGGCGGAGACGCGTTCGGCGGCCGCGCGCGCGGCCGCGGGCCCGACGCAGGCGTTCGTCGCCTCGAAGCGCCTGATCGCGTCGCTGCGCGACGCCCGCGTGGGCCTGTGGCGGTCGATGTCCGACGAGAACCGCGCGCAGGCCGCGCTGTGCGACACCGATGACTACCGCGAGGGCTTCGCCGCGTTCCAGCAGAAGCGCACCCCCGTGTTCGGCGGCGGGGCCGTCGTGGGACGCCCATGA
- a CDS encoding hotdog fold thioesterase: protein MNYVAQQGPGELAEKMGIEFLELTVERAVARMPVHGNRQSVGFVHGGAYVVLGESLGSVAANLHAGAGRLAVGVDVNATHTRSATSGHVTAVCTPLHLGTTVAVHEIVITDDEGRRCSTVRITNHIKDMPPHAVSS from the coding sequence ATGAACTACGTGGCGCAGCAGGGCCCGGGCGAGCTCGCGGAGAAGATGGGCATCGAGTTCCTGGAGCTCACCGTGGAGCGCGCGGTCGCCCGCATGCCCGTGCACGGGAACCGCCAGTCGGTCGGGTTCGTGCACGGCGGCGCGTACGTCGTGCTCGGCGAGTCGCTCGGCTCCGTCGCGGCGAACCTGCACGCCGGCGCGGGGCGCCTCGCGGTCGGCGTCGACGTGAACGCGACGCATACGCGATCCGCCACGTCCGGTCACGTCACCGCCGTCTGCACGCCGCTGCACCTCGGCACCACGGTCGCGGTGCACGAGATCGTGATCACGGACGACGAGGGCCGCCGGTGCTCGACGGTACGCATCACGAATCACATCAAGGACATGCCCCCGCACGCCGTGTCGTCCTGA